One part of the Phragmites australis chromosome 3, lpPhrAust1.1, whole genome shotgun sequence genome encodes these proteins:
- the LOC133912025 gene encoding subtilisin-like protease SBT1.6: MAALRYPFLFLVLALALWIPAPLQADGGGGEARKTYIFRVDHRAKPSVFPTHAHWYASAAFASAAGAGPLEPLHVYDTVFHGFSASVPASRAEELRRHPAVLAAFEDRVRQLHTTRSPQFMGLRARLGLWSLADYGSDVIVGVLDTGVWPERRSLSDRNLAPVPARWRGGCDAGPGFPSSSCNKKLVGARFFSQGHDAHYGTTAVASNGSVEFLSPRDADGHGTHTTTTAAGSVAYEASMEGYALGVAKGVAPKARVAAYKVCWKGAGCMDSDILAGFDRAVADGVDVISVSIGGGNGVTSPFYLDPIAIGSYGAVSRGVFVATSAGNEGPTAMSVTNLAPWLATVGAGTIDRSFPAEIVLGDGRRLPGVSLYSGKPLANSSLPLYYPGRSGGLSASLCMENSIDPSLVKGKIVICDRGSSPRVAKGMVVKEAGGAAMILANGEANGEGLVGDAHVLPACSVGEKEGDALKAYAANASNPTATISFGGTVIGVKPAPVVASFSARGPNGLVPEILKPDFITPGVNILAAWTGATGPTGLEDDTRRTEFNILSGTSMACPHASGAAALLRSAHPWWSPAAIRSALMTTAIVVDNRGGPLEDEAEPGRAATPFDYGAGHITLGKALDPGLVYDAGEDDYVAFMCSIGYEANAIEVVTHKPVSCPATTSRNPSGSDLNYPSISVVLYGGNKSRTVIRTATNVGAEASATYKARVQMVSTSVSVAVKPEMLVFSPTAKKQSFKVTVTVPSAPPSSAPVYGYLVWSDGGGHDVRSPIVVTWLLPM; the protein is encoded by the coding sequence ATGGCAGCTCTTCGCTACCCAttcctcttcctcgtcctcgCGCTGGCGCTGTGGATCCCGGCGCCGTTGCaagccgacggcggcggcggggaggcgaGGAAGACGTACATCTTCCGCGTGGACCACCGCGCCAAGCCGTCGGTGTTCCCCACCCACGCGCACTGGTACGCATCCGCCGCCTTCGCCTCCGCGGCCGGGGCCGGCCCGCTCGAGCCACTCCACGTATATGACACCGTCTTCCACGGCTTCTCCGCGTCCGTGCCGGCGTCCCGCGCCGAGGAGCTGCGGCGCCACCCGGCCGTGCTCGCGGCCTTCGAGGACCGGGTCCGGCAGCTCCACACCACCAGGTCGCCCCAGTTCATGGGGCTCCGCGCGCGGCTCGGCCTATGGTCCCTCGCGGACTACGGCTCCGACGTTATCGTTGGGGTGCTTGACACCGGCGTGTGGCCCGAGCGCCGCAGCTTGTCGGATAGGAACCTGGCGCCCGTCCCCGCGAGGTGGCGCGGCGGCTGCGATGCGGGGCCTGGCTTCCCCTCCTCGTCGTGCAACAAGAAGCTTGTCGGCGCGCGGTTCTTCTCCCAGGGCCACGACGCACACTACGGCACCACGGCTGTGGCGTCCAACGGGTCCGTGGAGTTCTTGTCGCCCCGGGACGCCGATGGGCACGGGACGCATACGACAACGACAGCGGCGGGCAGCGTCGCGTACGAGGCGAGCATGGAGGGGTACGCGTTGGGCGTCGCTAAGGGCGTCGCGCCCAAGGCCAGGGTGGCCGCGTACAAGGTGTGCTGGAAGGGCGCCGGCTGCATGGACTCCGACATCCTCGCGGGCTTCGACCGCGCCGTCGCGGACGGCGTCGACGTCATCTCCGTGTCCATCGGAGGCGGCAACGGCGTTACGTCGCCGTTCTACCTCGACCCTATCGCGATCGGCTCGTACGGCGCCGTCTCACGTGGAGTGTTCGTGGCCACCTCCGCCGGAAACGAGGGGCCAACTGCCATGTCAGTGACCAACCTCGCCCCATGGCTCGCCACAGTGGGTGCCGGCACCATCGACCGTAGTTTTCCCGCTGAAATCGTGCTCGGCGACGGCAGACGCTTGCCAGGGGTGTCACTGTACTCCGGCAAGCCTCTGGCCAATTCATCGTTGCCTTTGTATTACCCCGGGAGATCGGGCGGGCTGTCCGCTTCCCTGTGCATGGAGAACTCCATCGACCCGTCACTGGTGAAAGGCAAGATCGTCATCTGCGACCGCGGCAGCAGCCCGCGCGTGGCCAAGGGGATGGTCGTGAAGGAAGCTGGTGGCGCGGCAATGATTCTTGCTAATGGAGAGGCCAACGGCGAAGGCCTTGTTGGAGACGCCCATGTCCTCCCTGCTTGTTCAGTGGGAGAAAAAGAGGGCGACGCGCTCAAAGCTTATGCTGCCAACGCCTCCAACCCGACTGCAACAATTAGCTTCGGTGGCACGGTCATCGGCGTCAAGCCGGCGCCTGTGGTGGCCTCCTTCTCGGCGCGTGGACCCAACGGACTTGTCCCGGAAATCCTCAAGCCGGACTTCATCACCCCGGGCGTCAACATCCTCGCGGCGTGGACGGGCGCCACGGGCCCAACCGGCCTGGAAGACGATACCCGCCGCACGGAGTTCAACATCCTGTCGGGGACGTCCATGGCGTGTCCGCACGCGAGTGGAGCCGCTGCGCTCCTCCGATCAGCGCACCCCTGGTGGTCGCCGGCGGCGATACGCTCTGCGCTGATGACCACGGCCATCGTCGTCGACAACCGCGGCGGGCCCTTGGAAGACGAGGCCGAGCCCGGGCGCGCCGCGACGCCGTTCGACTACGGCGCGGGTCACATCACCCTGGGCAAGGCCCTGGACCCGGGCCTGGTCTACGACGCCGGGGAGGACGACTACGTCGCGTTCATGTGCAGCATCGGCTACGAGGCCAACGCGATCGAGGTGGTCACGCACAAGCCCGTGTCGTGCCCCGCGACGACGAGCAGGAATCCCTCGGGCTCCGACCTGAACTACCCGTCCATCTCCGTGGTGCTCTACGGAGGCAACAAGTCCAGGACGGTGATCCGCACGGCGACCAACGTCGGCGCCGAGGCATCCGCGACGTACAAGGCGCGCGTGCAAATGGTCAGCACCAGCGTGTCGGTGGCCGTGAAGCCGGAGATGCTCGTCTTCTCGCCGACCGCCAAGAAGCAGAGCTTCAAGGTGACGGTGACTGTGCCGTCCGCTCCGCCCTCCTCGGCGCCGGTGTACGGATACCTCGTCTGGTCGGACGGCGGCGGCCATGACGTCCGGAGCCCCATCGTGGTGACGTGGCTGCTACCCATGTGA